A genomic segment from Gracilimonas sediminicola encodes:
- a CDS encoding VanZ family protein, with protein MTKPTKILTRSVKLYLTLLVISTGAILYGTLFPVSYDVPQSLLGMDKLVHLIMFGAWTFFFGLVRFLKDKFKLIPVFIVGTLFGLIVEILQYLLPTGRSPEFMDFIADLSGTGLAILVLYILAKKVPEFNTDPAS; from the coding sequence ATGACAAAACCGACCAAAATCCTGACCCGATCGGTCAAGCTTTATCTTACGCTCTTGGTTATTTCTACAGGTGCCATCTTGTACGGAACACTTTTTCCGGTAAGCTACGATGTCCCCCAATCACTTTTGGGAATGGATAAATTGGTTCATCTCATCATGTTTGGAGCATGGACCTTCTTTTTTGGCCTGGTTCGCTTTCTGAAAGATAAATTCAAGCTTATCCCTGTTTTTATAGTGGGTACCCTATTCGGATTGATTGTAGAAATACTTCAGTATTTATTGCCTACCGGACGAAGCCCTGAGTTCATGGACTTTATTGCGGACCTATCCGGAACCGGCCTTGCCATTTTGGTTCTTTACATTCTCGCCAAAAAGGTCCCCGAATTTAACACTGACCCCGCATCATAA
- a CDS encoding energy transducer TonB, which produces MRSSKSTFDLRKNYTLLCELGLIAALLIFIGAIKFHLPVSGTDGSDFIIKDEPPIVLSPITKQEKPPAAPPLARIPAAVPNDEPIEAPDIEFPEFGDTGAALSLPPEEAGDEEPEILEQVQFMPKMKGGIKALYSDITYPELAKRNGIEGTVEVRFIVNEKGEVEDPEIIRGIGAGCDEEVLEAIKLQNYTPGIQNGKLVKVRMKQLVHFRLK; this is translated from the coding sequence ATGCGCTCTTCAAAATCCACTTTCGATCTTCGCAAAAACTACACCCTGCTATGCGAGTTGGGATTAATCGCAGCACTTCTGATTTTCATTGGGGCCATTAAATTTCATTTACCGGTTTCAGGAACCGACGGCTCTGACTTCATTATCAAGGATGAGCCTCCTATCGTACTTTCTCCAATCACAAAACAGGAAAAACCACCTGCTGCGCCACCTTTGGCTCGCATCCCCGCTGCTGTACCAAATGATGAGCCAATTGAAGCCCCCGATATTGAGTTTCCTGAGTTCGGCGATACCGGAGCCGCACTATCCTTACCTCCGGAAGAAGCCGGCGATGAGGAGCCGGAGATTCTTGAGCAGGTCCAGTTTATGCCCAAAATGAAAGGTGGAATCAAAGCCCTGTACAGCGACATCACCTACCCTGAACTCGCAAAAAGAAATGGGATTGAGGGAACTGTTGAAGTCCGCTTTATTGTGAATGAGAAGGGAGAAGTAGAAGACCCTGAAATTATCCGGGGCATCGGTGCCGGTTGTGATGAAGAAGTTCTGGAAGCCATCAAGCTGCAAAACTATACTCCGGGTATTCAAAACGGTAAGCTGGTGAAGGTACGCATGAAGCAACTGGTTCACTTCAGGCTGAAATAG
- a CDS encoding energy transducer TonB, which yields MLRKVPSADLKLCYPLVIEGGIIIALVLMIVATKIQLPEQGANQISYVKSEETALILPPSVSETRTIMKPPPVPTIPVKIPDDEPIDPPPIEINEFNTTDRLMVPPLPGQIFVDVNHDLLKDIEQLPVMIGGEDAFRQSIEYPVMARRMGIQGIVEVEFDVDEHGRVHNPVIVRGIGGGCDKAVLKAIQIQRYKPGKKAGRIASFRIKETVQFILLDV from the coding sequence ATGCTACGAAAAGTTCCGTCAGCTGATTTAAAGTTGTGTTACCCTCTGGTGATTGAGGGCGGGATCATTATTGCGCTTGTGCTAATGATTGTGGCAACCAAGATTCAGCTTCCGGAACAAGGGGCAAATCAAATCTCTTATGTGAAAAGTGAAGAAACGGCACTCATTCTCCCCCCGTCCGTTTCAGAAACAAGGACCATAATGAAACCACCTCCGGTCCCAACCATACCCGTGAAAATCCCCGATGATGAACCCATCGATCCACCCCCCATAGAAATCAATGAGTTCAATACTACTGACAGGCTTATGGTTCCTCCGTTGCCGGGACAAATTTTTGTAGATGTAAATCATGATCTTCTTAAAGATATTGAGCAACTCCCGGTGATGATTGGTGGTGAGGATGCGTTCAGACAAAGCATTGAATATCCGGTGATGGCTCGTCGTATGGGAATTCAGGGCATTGTGGAAGTGGAATTTGATGTTGATGAACATGGCCGAGTTCACAACCCGGTTATCGTGCGGGGAATTGGCGGCGGGTGTGATAAAGCCGTATTGAAGGCCATTCAAATTCAACGCTACAAACCCGGAAAAAAAGCCGGAAGAATAGCCTCATTCCGAATTAAGGAGACCGTTCAGTTTATACTACTTGATGTCTGA